The Mauremys reevesii isolate NIE-2019 linkage group 13, ASM1616193v1, whole genome shotgun sequence genome contains a region encoding:
- the LOC120381088 gene encoding uncharacterized protein LOC120381088 isoform X3, whose protein sequence is MEMGSGASLEPISAPGGACSRCEAGERRGLFGCCGPSGCAPREVLLSSPDTLHRHLETSLWGAASDRRGWRRKPRPLPPPSFSLWVAGDGGPWEENYRYHRLAGSLVSSAEPMEEFRPLIPREAPRGQAQGPRCHSGTWPMAGCWVRGTSCSISHHSASGTGQMKKRDGGG, encoded by the exons ATGGAGATGGGGAGTGGCGCCTCCCTGGAGCCGATCTCCGCGCCAGGGGGAGCCTGCAGCCGGTGCGAGGCAGGGGAGAGACGGGGGCTCTTTGGGTGCTGCGGGCCCAGCGGCTGCGCA CCCAGAGAGGTGCTGCTCAGCTCCCCGGACACTCTGCACCGCCACCTGGAGACCTCGCTCTGGGGGGCAGCCTCGGATCGGAGAGGCTGGCGCCGCAAGCCCAGACCCCTGCCTCCCCCGTCCTTCTCGCTGTGGGTGGCCGGAGACGGAGGCCCGTGGGAGGAGAATTACCGCTACCACCGGCTGGCAGGCAGCCTGGTGTCCTCCGCAGAGCCCATGGAGGAGTTCCGGCCGCTCATCCCCCGGGAGGCGCCGAGGGGCCAGGCCCAGGGGCCCCGCTGCCACTCCGGGACCTGGCCTATGGCCGGATGCTGGGTGAGGGGCACTTCATGCTCCATCTCCCACCATAGCGCCTCGGGCACTGGCCAGATGAAGAAAAGAGATGGAGGAGGATGA
- the LOC120381088 gene encoding uncharacterized protein LOC120381088 isoform X4 — protein MGSTVSLRRSWEERALASGLLSSWWRGRGTPREVLLSSPDTLHRHLETSLWGAASDRRGWRRKPRPLPPPSFSLWVAGDGGPWEENYRYHRLAGSLVSSAEPMEEFRPLIPREAPRGQAQGPRCHSGTWPMAGCWVRGTSCSISHHSASGTGQMKKRDGGG, from the exons ATGGGGAGCACGGTCTCTTTGAGGAGGTCGTGGGAGGAGCGAGCGCTTGCATCAGGGCTGCTGAGCTCCTGGTGGAGGGGCCGGGGGACG CCCAGAGAGGTGCTGCTCAGCTCCCCGGACACTCTGCACCGCCACCTGGAGACCTCGCTCTGGGGGGCAGCCTCGGATCGGAGAGGCTGGCGCCGCAAGCCCAGACCCCTGCCTCCCCCGTCCTTCTCGCTGTGGGTGGCCGGAGACGGAGGCCCGTGGGAGGAGAATTACCGCTACCACCGGCTGGCAGGCAGCCTGGTGTCCTCCGCAGAGCCCATGGAGGAGTTCCGGCCGCTCATCCCCCGGGAGGCGCCGAGGGGCCAGGCCCAGGGGCCCCGCTGCCACTCCGGGACCTGGCCTATGGCCGGATGCTGGGTGAGGGGCACTTCATGCTCCATCTCCCACCATAGCGCCTCGGGCACTGGCCAGATGAAGAAAAGAGATGGAGGAGGATGA
- the LOC120381088 gene encoding uncharacterized protein LOC120381088 isoform X2, producing the protein MEMGSGASLEPISAPGGACSRCEAGERRGLFGCCGPSGCAPPLPPRSATPPSAGDPREVLLSSPDTLHRHLETSLWGAASDRRGWRRKPRPLPPPSFSLWVAGDGGPWEENYRYHRLAGSLVSSAEPMEEFRPLIPREAPRGQAQGPRCHSGTWPMAGCWVRGTSCSISHHSASGTGQMKKRDGGG; encoded by the exons ATGGAGATGGGGAGTGGCGCCTCCCTGGAGCCGATCTCCGCGCCAGGGGGAGCCTGCAGCCGGTGCGAGGCAGGGGAGAGACGGGGGCTCTTTGGGTGCTGCGGGCCCAGCGGCTGCGCA CCCCCGCTGCCTCCCAGGTCGGCGACGCCCCCTAGCGCCGGAGAT CCCAGAGAGGTGCTGCTCAGCTCCCCGGACACTCTGCACCGCCACCTGGAGACCTCGCTCTGGGGGGCAGCCTCGGATCGGAGAGGCTGGCGCCGCAAGCCCAGACCCCTGCCTCCCCCGTCCTTCTCGCTGTGGGTGGCCGGAGACGGAGGCCCGTGGGAGGAGAATTACCGCTACCACCGGCTGGCAGGCAGCCTGGTGTCCTCCGCAGAGCCCATGGAGGAGTTCCGGCCGCTCATCCCCCGGGAGGCGCCGAGGGGCCAGGCCCAGGGGCCCCGCTGCCACTCCGGGACCTGGCCTATGGCCGGATGCTGGGTGAGGGGCACTTCATGCTCCATCTCCCACCATAGCGCCTCGGGCACTGGCCAGATGAAGAAAAGAGATGGAGGAGGATGA
- the LOC120381088 gene encoding uncharacterized protein LOC120381088 isoform X1 — protein MEMGSGASLEPISAPGGACSRCEAGERRGLFGCCGPSGCAVSDSTEKGGWTHTGLARESWALPPLPPRSATPPSAGDPREVLLSSPDTLHRHLETSLWGAASDRRGWRRKPRPLPPPSFSLWVAGDGGPWEENYRYHRLAGSLVSSAEPMEEFRPLIPREAPRGQAQGPRCHSGTWPMAGCWVRGTSCSISHHSASGTGQMKKRDGGG, from the exons ATGGAGATGGGGAGTGGCGCCTCCCTGGAGCCGATCTCCGCGCCAGGGGGAGCCTGCAGCCGGTGCGAGGCAGGGGAGAGACGGGGGCTCTTTGGGTGCTGCGGGCCCAGCGGCTGCGCAGTGAGTGATAGCACAGAGAAGGGTGGATGGACACACACAGGCCTGGCACGAGAAAGCTGGGCCCTG CCCCCGCTGCCTCCCAGGTCGGCGACGCCCCCTAGCGCCGGAGAT CCCAGAGAGGTGCTGCTCAGCTCCCCGGACACTCTGCACCGCCACCTGGAGACCTCGCTCTGGGGGGCAGCCTCGGATCGGAGAGGCTGGCGCCGCAAGCCCAGACCCCTGCCTCCCCCGTCCTTCTCGCTGTGGGTGGCCGGAGACGGAGGCCCGTGGGAGGAGAATTACCGCTACCACCGGCTGGCAGGCAGCCTGGTGTCCTCCGCAGAGCCCATGGAGGAGTTCCGGCCGCTCATCCCCCGGGAGGCGCCGAGGGGCCAGGCCCAGGGGCCCCGCTGCCACTCCGGGACCTGGCCTATGGCCGGATGCTGGGTGAGGGGCACTTCATGCTCCATCTCCCACCATAGCGCCTCGGGCACTGGCCAGATGAAGAAAAGAGATGGAGGAGGATGA